In Telopea speciosissima isolate NSW1024214 ecotype Mountain lineage chromosome 10, Tspe_v1, whole genome shotgun sequence, the DNA window TCACCACATCCCTAGACATAGCTTCATTACATGGTGTGCCCTTACTAGTTCCCTCCCCACTCAGGAGTTCCTTTCTCACAGGAACATCTCTATCCCCAATTGTTGTCTCTGTTGGAATGATATGGAGAATATTGATCTTTTGTTCTTTAATTGCCCTTATTCCAAGGCTATTTGGGCGGGAGTTATTCGCAAGTGTTGCCCTTCTCATGAGCCCATCTCTTCCTTTGCCAAAGAGTGGAGTTGGATTAGACAAGAGTTTAAAGGAAAGTCGATATGTATGAGGGCTGTAAATATGATTTTTTGTGCTActatttgttatctttggtgaGAGAGAAACAAACGTAGATGGACCTCCTTTTCTCGGTCTCATATGTAGATTCGGAGTACCATCGAGTTTAATGTCAGAACTAAGATCAATCATCTTCATGCTTCGGGCTTAGATTGCTTCAAGAATCATCATATTGCTACTTCTTGGGGTCTTCAGATCAGGCTCTATTAAGCCTTTTGCTgctttgttgttttttgtttgaggCTTGGCCTCTTGTTCGATTTGAGTTGTTGtatcttctttgctttctttattAACAGTTtgtattcacccaaaaaaattattagcAGCAATAATTACAATTgttattccttttatttttgggacaGAGAAGCTACAAAttggagtttcttttttttttttgtttttctgtttcttaggAACTTTTTTGTTCCGGTTCATTTTCgggaaccaaaaaatgaaccCGTCTTAAGAAAcagatttctcttcttttttttttgctcccaaaaaaaaaataaaataaagagaaatagagaaacaaaagtgttatcATATAGGCCCTTGATCATTCTCTATATATTGCAAAACCAAATAGCAACCTTTAAGTataagaagtttttttttttttttttggttcaggtGGGACCGCTACTAGGCAGGCAAGGGGTGGGCGCCAAGGGGGTCAGCCTTTGATGTGTGAGGGAGAGTACATGGGCTCGGGATGGAATGGGTGGAAGGTGCATATCAAGCACCAATGCAATGAGGAGTACTTGATCTAATGACCAAGCTTCGGGCATGCTTTCAAGCGAGCAGTGCCAAACCACCAGAGGGAGTCTAGGTCTATAGGGATAACAAGAAATTACAAGCTGGGTGTTGTTAGAAACATGTTTGTTCTTCTCTCAGGAATACCCTTGAGAAGGTGTGCCCACTCATCCGGGCATGTGTAATCTTGTTCAGTGATTTTGGATtacacttttttgtttttctaaaaatttatgggaggaacAATGAGTTGGATAAAGATGGAGAAGCAAATTTGAGTGTggattggaaaaataaaaaacaaagggaactcgaaatacaaaattatatcttgtgtttttttttccttcttgaaatcttctttttcgagaaggcaaagaaaaaaagaaagattttctTATGGACATCTCTGtcaaataattttattattttacttttttttggcATTAATTGTCATATAacacgcccttttttttttctttcaatggaGGTAAATTTTGTGATTTAATGTTGATATACCTAAATATAGCCACCCAATGATGTCACACCATGTCACTATTGTCAGGGATGGTCCGATGAATAAAAGCCCACCGGGCCACACTCACGTCTGCCCCAATCGACCCGGAATCAAGGATCCAGTTACATAAGGGGATTATCCATCATATGGGGATTGACTAATCCCATTCCTAATATGCCGCTATCAGTTAGCGCCACACTCCTATTATTGGTTGGATTGGACGTTCTAGATTCCAATAACCATTTGTGACTTGGGTAGGGGTGCTTCTCTCAGGAATACCCTCGAGAAGCTCTAGGGCTGCTGGCCTTTGGTTGtaattattctttttctttctcaataaaTTCGATATATTGataaattaaaaccaaaaaaaaaacataaccaAGCTTGAACTTCATACTTTGTACATAGGTAACCTGTtcataattattaattatgtgGTACACACCGGTCTTACAGTCCTAGTGCCTAACCCCAACTGGCATTGCATCTTTCTGAACAACTAAACAGGGGAAAGcccattatttttattaaattgcttatttgccacacacacacacatagaacAGGTCCAAACACTGATACGACTAAGCCATCATTTGCTGGAACTCAGCGAAATCAATCACACCATCGCCGTTGAGGTCGAATGCCTTTATGATGCTCTTGCACTCTTCATTTGACATTTTGTTTCCAAGGCAATTGAATATCCTCTGCAAATCGTCTGATGTAATGGACCCAGACCTCTTCCCAGTGAACATCTGAAAGCCTCTTTTCAGATCATCATCCCCACCTTCACGCTCCATCAACATTGCAAAATCATCAAAGCTGAGCATCAAACTGTCGCCGCCTGCTGCATCGAGTTCATTGGTCACAGCTTGAACCTCCTCAGGTGACATGAACTCCTTTTTGGAGGCAAGGTAGGATCTGAGTTCAGATCCTTCGATTTTCCCATTACCATTAGCATCCAAGTAATGAAATATTTGTTGGAGTTCATCATTTCTTGATTGTTTTTTGGAATGCTGAAGGCGGTGGACACTTAGCACGAAGCTCTTGTTGGAGAAGCATTTGGATAATGTTGCCTTGGAAACAACAGCAGTTGCCATTAGAGTAGCTAGGAACGTCGAGAGTAGTGTTTGTTGCTTCTTGTTGCCTCTTGCTCTTTGTTGTGATGGAAACGAAAGAACATGCAAAGAGCCTTATATAGGGACTTCATGGTaagttaaaaagaaagaatcagaTTCTAGAGCTTAAAAAGGACTGGTTGTAGTTAAAAGTTGCTAAATTATTGAATTGTTGGAATATTTGcctagataaacattcattggAGTGTTGCTTAAAGACAAATAATTTTCAGTGTGAGAAAGAATAAATATCCAGAGTTTAAAAAAGGGACTGGTTTTTCATCAAAAGTTCCCAAATTATTGTCATATTCGCCCAACAATCCCAAAGGTCTATGCATGGGTTGGGTTCCAGATTTGAGTGATGATGAACATTCTTGAATCCACATTCCTAAAATTTTGATTATAGGTAACACTATAACATTAACTAATTAATAAACAACATTATATGTCTAATTTACTCACTAAACATGGAAGAATTAACTGCATCCATGCTTAGGAGCTAGAGAAGCATAAACCACTGTTTCTGCTGAGATAGTGGCAGTATACCTATGAGTCTATGATCATATAATGATAACAATAAGTGTACCTAGTGAGATCTAAGGAAACTTAAAGGAATTTGTGAATAGAGATACTTGAGCTAGCTTAGTCTACGACGATGATACTTTATTTTGAAATGTTGTGTGGTGGTGTGTGAGGCCTGATTTTGATTGGAGAGCCTCTCCTAACCTTGAACCTAACAAAGTGGAACCTCTACCCGGAGAGATTCGGAAAAGCTACcctaaaatgacaaaatttcCCTTGGTAGGGTTTCACTAGCTAAATGACTTTAGAATCGGCCCAAACTTTACAGTTTCCCTGTAATGGTGTCACTGCCATTGTAAATACAGTCAGAACTGCTAGGAATGCTAGGAATGCTTTCTAGTCACTGTGCTAGATGTCTGACAACTCATCTAGAGTGTTAACTGTACTTGACTGACCTTTCTAACTACCATGGACTGCCACCATCCCTGTACTGAAACAAGATGCACTGTGTTCACAAAAGCAACACACGTGCActatgttgacaacaatgacaaccaacacataGACACTACCATGTGCACTGCGTGTTCAACATGAAAagttaaggggaaaaaaaaaaaaaaacatgaacaCCCGAAGAGATGGTCAAAATCACACTGTCACTTTTGGCCTTTCCATCCACAATGTAGCTATTACAGTTGCTGTTGGGCAAATCTTTCTTCGATCCATTATtatagtgaatttttttttaatcaatcaatcaaatttataAGAATTGAAAAGAAGCGTTAGATACATATCTATGGTTAGTTGGTCATTCTCTCTATATTGCAAAACCAAATAGCAACTTTAGatataagaaaaaggaaaaattgcGTCCCCCTCCcttgtactttgccctaattacacgttcctccccttgtttttcccaccttacattcgattcccctatagttttcaaaaaattattaattcCTCTCTTGTCATTAGCATCTGTCTGTTATGTGTTGACGTGGTGTAGTTGGATTTTTTATAATACCTAAATTAACCCTTGGCCATTGTGAGATGAtccatttacccttttgataaAAAGCCAAAATAACAAGGGAAGGGGAGAATGGCTTGCCCTATCCTCCATTTCcaaacttcatcttcaacctttgaGCCGTGAAATCCCTGGCGACGATACCCCTACCATTGCCTGAGTTTGGTCCATGTAAatagacccttttacccttcccatctattttttttctttttcttctcctcctacAACACCTTTCTGCAACTTCCATGAAATGATTGATATCATGGAAACCCTGGAGACCCTACATATCAGAAATCCGTTTTCTTGTGAAGCGAATGTAAAGAAGATTGGTAGATtacaaagaaaa includes these proteins:
- the LOC122643450 gene encoding probable calcium-binding protein CML41, which codes for MATAVVSKATLSKCFSNKSFVLSVHRLQHSKKQSRNDELQQIFHYLDANGNGKIEGSELRSYLASKKEFMSPEEVQAVTNELDAAGGDSLMLSFDDFAMLMEREGGDDDLKRGFQMFTGKRSGSITSDDLQRIFNCLGNKMSNEECKSIIKAFDLNGDGVIDFAEFQQMMA